The Lolium rigidum isolate FL_2022 chromosome 1, APGP_CSIRO_Lrig_0.1, whole genome shotgun sequence region aactatatggaggaaaagttgcaatgcactagagagacgctagcaaagctcaacgagacaggcacaagattgctcaactacgagtgcagtaaagtaaacttaggccttcacttgattcttctagaacttcacttttctttttggatttttctttcgtaacgcagctatgtagctctttttgcttcttttcaattttcattttttttttgattttatgacacaactccttaataacacggccaacaagatatgcaaagcaccaaaaccctaatgagctgcctgtcgagcggtaaaactagtctcttctagggaagttcctagtcactttatatcgataggttgtgtctaaggttgggaacaagcacactgtacgctatgtggactcagaataacaaaaactgaaactagatgataatagagactcaaaccctaacaacactagatgcaagaaaaagatacgcaaaaacaactacgaaaaacaactaaaactcgaaattagtgcaatctaaggctatggaaaaccctaaccataatatttttggctttttctggataggaaaacactcacaactcaactatgcgtGGATTGTCGATGGCTTACcgtggaaaactggaaatctgataccaagatgatatcaaTTGTTGggtcgctctgataccaagatgataaggggtggcccgatcttctcagtatgcaacggtggtgatgatgatcacggggtgatagcagcggaggaacacgacgatgtagtagaAGATaatttgtatgacgcaacgagatctctcgattggtccctgtcgccaatgcaacagctctcaaccctgcaagatattcgcaactccacacacttgcgcacgtagccgccaaccacgaagcggtaagttgcaaccgtctaattcccaatggaacaacaaatCACATaagactttatcaggatctacacaatatcaagcaatatggtgtagggaattcaatagttttgcgagcaatcaactatgaactagggtttatcttaaacgtggtctaaagcaactttgggggcgtcctatggacttatataggcgtccaggacgacctcaggtcgaaaaaagtacgaaaataaccgacccagaacagATATGgttgagacagactcggacacggccggtctggaatccggttgaccgggcctgggaccggccggtccggtttggaccgggtctGGCGCCGGGCGACGACCGGATGGACCTCccgggcttactggatagtgcccggatggcacaagcgtaaAATCCGGTTGAAACTGGATGGATCCGGCGTGGGGCCGGTTGGACCGTccctgggaccgggcggcccggcggtgcggccggttgaccggtcctggcgccggctggaacatctcctcctctcgcgcatgcctcccgctcctccctcgcgcgtccatgggatgtcttcacgtccagcttcatgttcatcttctggtccagctgctcctctcctcctcgtgcgatgcttgctccctcctcatacctgatcatacataaataataggacttaggcagtataaagctctcatcgatcaaagtatcatttaagaacaagttcacatgttgtttaagtagcttcgcacgagctcgtgtcattggtccaatcctaacttcattggacttgagcttcacagtaggatcatcttcaacttgcaatgacagaggtaatagtgaggtagggatgtccttatCACAAGTCCTAGCATACACACCCTTAGGTAGAGGCGTAGAGCCATGCATGTAAAGTCCAAGTGTTGACGGGACTAGAAAATGTGGTATAGTCCATGTGTTCTTGTTAGTATTTCAATTTTATACTCTCTTCgatcccttttaattgactcggctaATTAAAAGGGACTAGAGAAAGTATTATTATTATAATACAAAGAGGCCTTTGAAAAAAAAATGTTCATGGGGAGAAAGTActagtattattattattataatcGACTGCGGGCTGAGTCTGATTGTATGGAGATTGTTGATGCTTTTAATGAGAGAGACGCCTGGTGTAGTGCTCAGACAGTAATTTTTGCAGAATGCATTGATAAGATGACAAGTATTGGAAACGTGTCGGTGGGACATGTTCCGAGGGAGGCAAATCAGGTTGCTCATTTGTTAGCTCAAAATTCTTATTCTAGTAAGATTacttgtaattgggtcgatgagcCCCCTAGTTTCCTCCTAGATaaactccttcatgatgtaattttGTGATGATCCAGAGGCGGCAGGTttcagacacactcttttccttccaagggggctggaaggtttttaatgaggcggcttgctgacctAATATAATGTTTtaagatttcaaaaaaaaaagtagtagTTCTTTTTGGCTATGCTTGCAAGGCTTTGACAATCCATCGTGTCCCCGTTAGGCGATAGGGGTTTCCCTCCTTGCGCACATGGTTGGTTGTGATTTGCTCCGATCTGCAAGGGAGGTTGTTGGGATGTGGCGGTGATGGGGTTGTTCCGATCCGTGTTGTAAGTCCTTCATGGACGGCTGCATCATTGTATAATTAGTGTCAGGTTTGGACTCGCACGACTTCCGGTGAAAACTAAGGCAAATGATGGCGATACATCTTGGCGTCATTCCTTGGCGAAGGCATCATCTTACAGCTGCGGCTTCTTTGCTGGGATGCTCCGGGGTAAATTCTTGATCTGGGCTACCGCGGCCGGGCGTTGGCGACACTTTCTATGCCGTTCTCCCTCTTGAGGGCATCTATTTTGGACACATAATGACTAGAGTGGTCTCGAGGTGGAGCGGTGTTGCTTCTAGCGCATCATCAACGATGACTCTCGGCGGCATGGTGAAACGGGGTCTCAATGTAGGACCCGTGATGGTGGACATGCTCAGGGTGGAGACGATGTCTGGCGTCATCGATGGCAAACATGGAAACTTCTATGCGGATCTCTACACTGAAGATGGCCCAACGGTTCGATGGCGGTCACGAAATTTGAAGTTTGTGCTTGAGATGCTCGCCGAGGTTTGTTAGACCAGATGTGTGTTCCTGACTCTCCATGGAGTGACTCAGTGATGCCCCCGATACTTAGCTGATGTGGGTTGTTTATGTTTTTATACAACACAAGGCCCTGATGGCATGATTTCACCCATTGTCGGGTTTGTAGATATTGTTTGGTGGCTAGGAATTATTTGATGTATACTCTTGCTAGTCTTTTGTtgaataaaattaaaataatCTATCTTTTCAATGCAGAGGTCAGAGGTTTCGAcctccttttcaaaaaaaaaacataaggaGTATAAATTTTTTTTGGACAGAGTAGTACCAGAGTAGTACCTGTTAGTGGAAGTCTTGCCATACCAAATCAAAGTGCACCATACAAACAGAAGGGAGTACTGGCATTCATAAAGGTTTTGGAAGTTGAAACTGTATGTAAATACTAATACTAcctctataaatagatgtcttagattttttaaattttagatgtatctatacactgcaTCTAtttatgaatggagggagtaatttGTTTGCCGTTTGTGAGATGCAGGAAATTATATATTATGAAATGAATCTCGTAAACTCGGAAAGAGCATTTCTCTCTAAGCATTCATGCGGTAGCACACTGCACAACAGAGTAGATTGTTAGCATCATTATTGTTGCATAATGGCTGGCCTAAACACACATCGCTCGATAACCAAACTGTGCGGATACATTCTGTAGAATTATGAATAAAGAGGAAACAGAAAAGGAACAGGCATGATCGGTATAAGTATACCATCACTCCACCAGATACCATAACTAATATCCGAATATGTTCTTCTAACTAAAAAGACCTGGCTCAAACGGTGGATCCAAGGGCGTGATGGGTAGCAGAAAGCTGTCCTATTTGTTCATCGCGCAAGGGGTTTCAGGTTCGGATAATCCTTACGCATCCTCTCCTCCGAGAGAACGTCATCCGCATCTTGAGGCGTCCACAGGACTCGAACACCCTGAAGCAGTATGATGATCAGTTAGCAGTGCAAAAAACTAAGATAATAATTAATATTGAATGAACGAATCAATCAGTCAGTCAGTGTAACTTATGCCGGGAAGGAAACGTAGTACATACCCGAAGTTCACTTTCAGGCGTGGAGTTGAGCCTTGCTGCTACTGCGTCCAGATCTGCGGCGCTTCTGATCGCCTCAGGGAGCTCCATTGTTCCCTCAGCAGCAACAAGAATGGTAACCTGGAGAAGTTTGGGAATCATCAAAAATGCTCCTCAGATCATCACAATAGCACGAGACATCCATGTTTCATCAGAAAAAAGGAAAACCAAGATGTGCCAACACAAAAGAACGGCATACTTAGAAGTAGGATGGTAAAAGAAATTGAGGAATTTCTGTGAAGCACAGCATACCACTACATATTCATTTTTGCTGCCATCTGTTTTCATGGAGTAGGTTTTCTTTTGCTTGACCCCATTCCAGTTCCAAAGCGTTTCTTCATCAAATTTTCTTCTCTCCTGGGCAGAAACTCTGTCAAAATGTGCCTTCCAAGAATCATCTTCGTCCTCCCATCCGTTTTTCCTGACAACCTAAAGTATATGGAGTCAATGCAAATTTTCAAGATTCAGTGAGTTACTCTGCTCCCGTGCATATATGACATCAAAAGCGTCTTCACAACAAGAAGCAGCAGCGCATGTATAAAAGTATCTAATACCTGAAATTTCCAAATAATACAGCGTCTACTTTGTATCAAGCAAAGGTTTAAGAGTTTATATGCTATCTTACTGATAAGCATGAAGAGATGCAGAAAGACTGGTGACGGCGCAAGGTATCCAGGGTCTCTGCAAAATGGTGAATCGTCAGAACAGACCGAACAAAGTATTAGTACTTATGATATAAGATATTTAAAATAAAAGCTAAATTATCTTAGTACTGATGGGAGTCTCAGGAAAAAGTATTGACGGGCAACTTGTACTGGTAACTTCTGATATGCATTACTATGTACTATGCGAGTGCTTGAACTACATTGTGCATTATTCAGTATCCGGACATTTTGGACTCGCTATATCCCTGGCTCTAAATATAAATAGGCTGGTTTCAGCAAATACTGACATTGACCGATGTCCACGTATGCACATCAAAATATATGTCGGTCTCGTAAAAAAAACTCTACTCGAAACGGATACTTCCTCGTGTATAATTCGAACTTATCTCCACCCTATTTGCTATGAATTAAATGCACATCTAGATTCTTGTGTTTTGATGGCCCATCTAAAGTCAGTTCCAAAGTTGCCACTGCGCTTCTTACCCGAAGCTACCTGActgacattttttttatttttccaagcTAATTATATAAATATACTAGTAGCTAGGATTGATTAGACATTCTAATTTTGAGAAAATTATAAAGTTCAGATTTAAAGTACTGTTTCAATAGCACAAACTAACCAAAGAAGACACACAGCAGGAACAGCGCGAGCATGGAAGCCATCGAATAGGACAAACCTAGAGATCGATATCATGGCCTAGATATTACAACCAAACTGAAGACGTGTGTCAATGATGCATTGAATTCTAAAGCATGAACACACACAAATAAAACAGTTCCAGGTGCAATAATCTTAGGATTAGCAGTTCCTACCAGTCAATATGAACTTGTACCATTGGCGGTTCGAAGCCTGCACCCTCTCAGCAATCGCATTAAGATCCTTCTGGACTGGTTTTACCATCTCCCTACCACGCAGCGCGACCTGCATGCATCGCGAAAAAATTCCAGGTGATCAACGAACCACAAAGTCGTAAAACTGAACTGCATTTGGATTAAGAAATCGGGAGAGGGACCTGCAACTTAACCACAGAGGTCCGCTCATCCGAGCCGTTCGTCGCGGCGACGACTATCATGGCGAACGCCAGGGCGAAGCCGCCCCACACCCACATGTCGCTCGGGGGCTTCGGAGGAGCCACCGCTGTGCCGACCGACTCGTGAGTGGCCTCCAgcccctccttcttcttcttcttctggttagAGGACCACGAGGATGAAGACCAATCTATGGAATCTGTGGAGGAGTCGTcgctagaggaagaagaggaggaggaggagtcggaacCGCCGCAGGAGCCGCCGGATAGGGCGAGAGCTGCCTGCGGGGttgctgccaccgccgccgcggcgaCGAGCAGAGGAGAGAGGCTGAGCGGGCTCCTACGGGGCTCCGGGTAGGGGAGTGCTTCGTCCTCGTCTTCGTCGCCGCGCGCAGAGACTGGACCCAGCGGAGGGGTCGCCGCGGCCCGGGACCGGATGACGATCCGCGGCGAGGAGGCGAAGCGGAGGAAGGGGTTCGACGGAGGTCCGCCGCGTCGGAGGGCAGGCGGGGAGTGGTGCAGGCGGGTAGCGATCGCCGCCATTTGGAGCGCAGGAAGAGGCAAGGGTTTAGCTATGAGGGTTTTGGAATTGGAAAACTGAAAGCCGGAATAAGCTCACGATTTAAAGGGGAAAACAGGCAGCTGCGTAGCATAACAGGAACACAATCCACATGGATATAAGAAGTGGTCTATttatctatacctactaataaatgagctaaggtttctgccaaaattttcgtccaacttttttctTAAcggatttaccctcccaccaaaacacATAATACTGCACATTGCCACCGTACCGGTTCGTTGTTTCTTTTCTCTGTCCCAGAACGAACCCCTCCTCCCGATAAGAACAAGCGTTCGCCCAGATCTGGGGATCTCTGGCGGCGACGCGCAGGGCGGAGGAAGTGGAGATCCGGCTGCTACGGAGGAGAGGCGGTCGCCTCAGCGGCGTCGGCCCTCCGCGGGAGGGCTGGTCCTCCTCGACGTCAGCCCCTGCCCCTTGACTTGGTCTTCTCTCAGCTCCATCCAAAGTTCTCCTCCATGGGATAACCAGCAGAGTAAATCGTCGAGCAAGCCGGAGCCGGTACTGCGCAGCGCGAGGGAGGAACACGAGCACAGGGCGATCAGGCGATGTGACTCGACCGTCACAAACACCGCGCCGACGGGAGGAGGAAGCGCTGGGTGCGTCAGGGCGAGGGATCGCCGCTCGTTCCTTCCTACCATCAGAATAGAAAGGAGAGGAAGAGATAAAAAGAAGAATCAGGTGAGGCCCGTCCCCGTTGACATGCTACAAGAAGAAACGAGAGAGACATAGATCCGTGGAAGAGATAGTACGTTCCACCTCCCGTCGTCCTACCCCGCCCCGGTGCCCCTAGCCACCAGAGACGCCCCCTGATCTGGATGGAGGTGGTGCTGACCATGCGCGGCCGCGAGGTCAGATTCCCCTGAGTGGAGATGCTCCTTCGTGCCTGTAAGAGGTCGGATCCCCCTAAGTCAAGCCGGAGCTGCAGGTCCCGATCCTGAGTGGAGCTGCTCTTTGGTGTCTGTGAGATGGATGGCTTCGTGCCTTCAGGTGTGGCTCTCAGCTATCTCTGGCGccgctatctctctccatctcttttCCCAAATCAACCATGTCACATCCGACTAGCCTTCTCCACATTCGGTAGGTCTGGCCCCATTTTTTATTAATTGATCTGAATGTTTCTGTCAAGAAACAAAGTTTATGCAAGTGTAGGTACTACTTCGGATGTTCATATTTAGATCCCTAAATGCAAGTCATATGTTAATCCCTTGACTAAGCTATACATTTTTTTGTACTAACTTGGTAGTTGAATGAAAGTATGAGAAATTACCCCTGGTATAAGCAAATATTAGGAAGCTCTGCTGCCGTATATTATCAGAAATTGACATCTTATTAGAGCCTCTTTTCTTTTAGGTATTAGTGCAAAACGTGGTTTCACCATTCTAGCAAATTTGTTGATGCTGGTGGTATGTGAAATATCTAGCTTTTAATTATTTCTTGAAGGATCTTGCCCCTCCGTGGGTCGACGAGGAGGTGCTTTATGTCCATGTGATCGAAGGAATCGGATGGGGCTCTCAGGTTTAGTGCTGGCTCTCCTCGATTTAACATGTCTATCTACAAAATCAGTGGTAAAAAATAAAGACAGATTCCACAAAATTTGTTCTGCTGTTGGCTTGACAATTTGAGAGTCATCTTTTTGTAAGTCTGTGCTTGCTATTACAGTTCATGGTGATTTTGCGGGACATTTTTTGACTGCTCTTTGCATATAGTACTACTCTTTCAGATTAAACATGGGACCAAATTCCAGTAGGTGAGTCTCGGCTCAACGGGCAAGCCCGACATGAGTTCTCGCCATTGTTCTCGTCATGTTGTTTTCTATCTTTTGTTGGACCAGAAAATTCTAGGTGAATTTAGATGAGAAATTTGCTACCTCCCAATAACATAAACTGATTTTGAGTAGTGAAATTCTCCGAGCCCTCAAATATGTTCAATAAAATTGTTACTTTTCGATGTAGTTTTTAtcccagtgcaacgcacgggcacttttcctATACATCCAAATAGCACCGTACCGGTTTGGTTCTATTGGTTCCCCACATCGATCGCGCAGGCAGGGCGTTCGGTTCGTCGCGCTGCGAATTGCCCGAATCCCGCCTGGGCCAGGTAGTTGCGTTGCTGGGCCTCCGTTCGTCCAAAAGCTGCAGTAGATTAGCAACCTCACATGAATGTTTTGTGCctgatagtcccacctcgctccacCGCAACGAGTTTGGCCGGTTTATATAGCCCAAGTTTTATGTAATCAACAAGCCTCCTCACAAAAGATTCGAGAGAAGCGGATGAAGGACTGCGAGAGATGGAAAGAAAATGCCTCCCCCAAGGGATGTCAGAGCTATTCCGAAATTGCCCCGAAATTGTCTCGATTCAGACATCTGTGTAAGGAGGCCAAGCAGAGACggggtcgccgccggcgagcgccCACCGGGAGCGGTACAGGCGCCATGCGAGAGAGGGGTAGGCGAGGAAATTGGGCGCTTGCGGGGTGGTTTGGCGAGCGCCGGCCGGGAGCGGCACAGGcgccatgagagagagagagggaggctaGGAAATTGCGCGCTAGCGAAAGAGGAGAGCGACAGGGGTTGGGGGTTGCGTGGGTCTCGCATGCTCTGGGAACTGGTCCCTTGGCCTGCTCGTAATTGTGAAAATCATTCTCTACCTGCTTCATATGCTCATGATTATTTTTTGGAGCTTCTCGCGATGTGTATCAGCGTCCAGATCGACGTGTATTGCTGCAGATTATTTTCGTGATTTCATCAAACATTTTTGTACAAGAAAATAATTTCATTAATTCTAAAATGTTTAGTGCAAATTGTAAAATAATAAACCTGCAATATTGGTGACATATTTCTTTTGCATTTTCAATATATGGATATTAGGTGATAtaatgatagttatattattgctcAAAAAATGGAAGTAATTACTATGTTGATTTGGTAATTACAAGAAATTGATAAAATATAAATATGTCAAATATAGATAATGAAAAGAAGTTAGAATCAAAGTCACAAGCTCGAAAGAAGGAATGATTGAAACCGAAACCAGCTATTTGTTACTACTCTTTTTTATTTAAATTGAGCTGTTGATAATCTAAACAAATTAGTCGAAGCCAAttgggtgcacatgagcaccagtgctctcagtttttaaaatattttaaaactgTACTTCTACTTTTAAAGAAATATACACATATTCTAAACCATGGCGCATGATAGATTATAAACGGGGAGCTATCTAACATAAGTGATCAGAGGTAACATCTGCGTGCACAAATAGGAACCTGGTTGTATTATCGATCTAAGTTGTGAGCTTCCTAGGAGACTATCAAGCAAGTGCTAATGGAAGTGACGGTTTGTCGGCGCACAACTGCCGCGTTGTGATCATGTCAACAACATGCCCCTGTAGGAGGATGTTTTCGTATTTTCTCCGTAACGAAGCATGGACTTTGTCAAGGATGTTTTCGCATTTTCTCCGTAACGAAGCACGGGCTTTGTCCTAGTTCCCTCAAAAAAGTGATGTGTTAAATAGAGCAACTTGAACTTCAATTTGGAACAAAAAAAAAGACCAACCAGGACACCGAATATATGGATAGAAGAAGTCGTCTGGGATTCAATTTGGAACAACAAATATCGATCACCCAAAGGTATTTTAGATCTGATTCATGTCCAATGAACAATCAAACGCCCTACATTACAAAACAATGAAAACAACTAACAACTACAACACAAACTCTACTACACTCATGGTAAGACTTCAACTAAagaaagttcaaaaaaattaaaagttcaaaaaaagtaGACTTCAACTAAAGCCCGCCCCAAGAGACAAGACAAACACAGCATCGTTCGaacattggctggccatgcactAAGCTTGTCGGCTACCGTTATTTGGTTCTCCAGATCAACAGGACCACATCATTAGGATGGGGTGAAGGCCAGAGTCACTTACTCCATTGCCATTGTGTCGACGCCACGTCCACTAGGACACTCAAGCAAAGAAATGCACGTAAGTAGGACACACATTTGACTACGAACCTCCTCCATTTGAAAAAGGAAAGCAGATAGACAGGGATGCTAGCAAGACAAGCTTTTATGAAAGTCAATCTAGTAGCATAAGAAAGTAATTTACCTCTCCATTTAGCAATTCTCTTCAGAATTTGGTCTATGAGAGGTTGGATATCTTCCCTTTTGAGTTTATTGTAATGCAATGGAATACCTAAATATTTGATGGGGAATTTTCCTAAAGCACAACCAATGATGTTAATGTGTGTGGGCTCTGAACCTCATTAACACTCAGATGGCCAACTGCTTGTGGAATGATTTTAAAGGGTACAGGAAACTCCATCTAGCAAATTGGAAGTTAGTTTGTAAAAATAAGGATTTTAATTTGGTGGTCAAGGTAAATCCCAGACCTAGCCAATGTCAACCTTTGCCTTCTGGTTCCTGGATAAAATGATATTTTATGGATGATGAGAAGCTCTGAAAAACTATAGTAGATGCTAAGTATAATACACACAACCCCAACATTTTATGCAGCTCTACATCAGGGGTCTCCCAATTCTGGAAGGGTGTGATGTGGGCTGCAGAAAGTGTCAAATTTGGGTATAGATAGAAAGTGGGTGATGAGACCAAAATTAGATTTTGGGAAGACACTTGGTTTGGCACCTCCCCACTAGCTGTTCAGTATTTTGAACTCTTTGTAGTTTGCaatgaacaaaaaaaaatcattgccCATATCTGGGATGGTTCTACTCTCATGCTCTCCTTTAGTAGAAACTTCCCTCCTGCCCTTATGCAACAATGGCAAGAATTAGAAGAGATTATTTCTTACATCACTTATACAAATGATTGTGACTCTTTAATATGGCAATATGAGTCATCCGGTATATATTCAACTAGCTCTCTATATGCAATTATAAATTTTGGAGGTGTTATACCCATTCATATACATGCTGTTTGGGACCTGGTTATACCTCCTAGAGTTCATATTTTCCTATGGCTTTTATCTCGCAATAAACTAATGACTAGAGATAAcctgctaaaaaggaaaatgaataAGTATGTGTGTTGCATCTTCTGCTCGGAGGATGAAAGCATTGATCACCTTTTTTTAAAGTGCATTGTGGCTAAGAAAATTTGGCAATTCAACTCTAGCTTTTTCAACATTCAAATTGGACAGGATTATCTGTCCATTGCTAGATTCTCGGTTGCAAACAAAAAGCACCCACTTCTATACTCGTCTCGTGCTGCCACTCTTTGGTGAATTTGGAAATTTCGTAATGAGATGATCTTTAATGGATAACCTTGGCTTAATTTGCATCAGATCCTTCGAATGATCCTACTCTCGATCAGAAGATGGAAGATCATTTTCAAGGACCCAATGCTTCCCCTCGTCGACCGCTTCTGCGGGCATGCGTTGAAGGAGCTATCGACGAACTTCAGGATCATAGGTGGCTGAATGAAGCTCGTCCTCGCCAAGATTCCTGCCCATCTCCTCCAAATACCAAGAAGAAGGCGCTTCTTGGCACATGGAATACTCCTACATCGACCCTGGAGGCGTCATCCTGCATCTCCCCCACGTTCGCTGAAGCCTGAAGCCCGATTCTCTTTAATTTGTGATTCAATGTAGTATTATGCTATTTCCTTTCCAATCTATATATGGTCGAAATTCTAAACCAATATAATGTGCTATTGGGACCGCACTGAAAAATCTAATCATTGCAGAGTGCCAAGCCGAAGTCATGCATTCAAGGGAAGGCTTGTGTGAACTAAGGTCACCAGGTCTACTGATGGACTATGCCATTGGATGTCCTACGAAGCGCCCGAAGTCAACATGAAGCAAGGTGGAACTTGGTACGTTTGCATTCATGCATTTTAAATCTGTATCGCAGATTGTGCACACATGAGCTCTCTTCAAGTCTTCATACAGTCCCTAAGTCTGCTAATAATTGAAATCTTATGTGTATTATTTCTATCCAGGTGATGCCAAGGACGCAATGTCACCTCCACGAAGATGAGGCGATTCTATCATCAACGTGAACCCACTGCTATTACATTAGCTTGTAATTTATGTGGGCGAGTCACCAGGGAAACTATCCTAAAATTGAAATTATTTCGAACTAATCCTACAATACGAACATCATCATTCGAATTTGCATTTGGTCTCTGGACAGTTCCATCAATGTTAATATCAGGGCACTATCCATCTGCCCATCCCAGTGAGAATATACAAGATTCCAGTATCTATACTATATTATATTAGAGGTGGTACGTCACTTTGCACTTTGCACTTTGTATTTTGAAACATATGGAGCATCTAATCTTACATCAATGGATCAGATCTCCTGAATCTATACTATTTTATTGAAGTTGGTACGTCACTTTGCACTTTACACTTCGTATTTTGAAAGCATGTGAAGCATCCAATTTTACACCAATGAATCAGATCTCCTGAATCATACTACTAACAAATTGGTCCAAAATCAATCATGTGTATTAATTACTTTGATTGTGATTTATTTCGACAATGACGATTCGGGGCTCCCTCGCGTCGTCCCCTCCGAGCGACGCaggggcgaaccctagcccccggcaccgccaccccctccccttcctccccgcctcgtcgccccggaggccgccgccggcaAAGGCCGTGTTGCGCCCGTGATGGGGGCGGTGGGGATGTGGTCTCGTGGCCCTCCTCGCTGCGGGATGGAGGTCAGCGCAGCGCTGGGCCCCTCGCCGCTCCTCCGCATCGTCTCCGGTGGCCCAGGCCTGCTGCGGGCTCCCGGTGCAGCTCCGGCGCCTCCCCGTCGTGGTGACGGGCCCCGACATCGTCTCTGACCAGAATCGAGCCGCCGACCCCTACAGATCTGGTGCCGCCCTCCCGTCGTGGTGGTGGGTGTCGGGCCTGGATTTGCTCGGGACAAGCTTCTGGCTTAGGCTGTTGGTCCCTGCGTTGGTGGAGTCAGGCTGGCGGCACGGTTGGGTCCGTGTCGCCTCAGGCACAGTTGGGGCTGTGTCTTGGCTGCCGGGGCAGGGGATCCGGGCAGTGGTGCGATGCTGCTCCAGGGGTGGGTGGCGCTTGCTGATGCTCGCTGGTTGCCAGCCGCGGTCGCTCGCGGGCGATGCTGTGTTGGCGGTGGTAGCATCCGGCTCTTGTCGCCGCCTCGCCATATGCTTGGCAGGGCGTTGTGCTTCGCCATGGACGGCAGGGGCTGCTCCGAGGCGGCATGGACGGGTTGTACATGCTATGGTTGCTGCGGCGATTTTGGCGGTGCGCGGCTGGTGTTGGCGTTGAGCTTGGCGTAGTTGACCCGGGGTATAGGTCATTGCATCCCCTGGGCTGGCAATACT contains the following coding sequences:
- the LOC124655272 gene encoding uncharacterized protein LOC124655272 gives rise to the protein MAAIATRLHHSPPALRRGGPPSNPFLRFASSPRIVIRSRAAATPPLGPVSARGDEDEDEALPYPEPRRSPLSLSPLLVAAAAVAATPQAALALSGGSCGGSDSSSSSSSSSDDSSTDSIDWSSSSWSSNQKKKKKEGLEATHESVGTAVAPPKPPSDMWVWGGFALAFAMIVVAATNGSDERTSVVKLQVALRGREMVKPVQKDLNAIAERVQASNRQWYKFILTETLDTLRRHQSFCISSCLSVLDTFIHALLLLVVKTLLMSYMHGSRVVRKNGWEDEDDSWKAHFDRVSAQERRKFDEETLWNWNGVKQKKTYSMKTDGSKNEYVVVTILVAAEGTMELPEAIRSAADLDAVAARLNSTPESELRGVRVLWTPQDADDVLSEERMRKDYPNLKPLAR